GTTTCTGCCGCGATCCCCGCGACGAATGTTGATGAGCTCAAGTTAGGGCGAGCCGCCTCGGGCGATCAGTTCCTTGGCCAACCGGCGGTACGACTCGGCGCCCTGGTGGTTGCTCGCGTAGGAGGTGATGGGCTCGGCAGCCACGGAGGCGTCGGCGAACTTAATGGTGCGCTTGATGACGGTTTCGAAGACCTTGTCGCCGAAGGCTTCCACCAAGCGGGCCAAGACTTCACGGCCGTGCAGGGTGCGGGCGTCGTACATGGTGGCCAGCACGCCGTCGACCTGCAGACCCGGGTTCAAGCGGTCCTGCACCTTATCGATGGTCTCCACCAACAGCGCCACTGCGCGCAGGGCAAAGAATTCGCAAATCAGCGGGATGATCACGCCGTGAGCGGCGGTCAAAGCATTGACGGTCAGCAAACCCAAAGAAGGCTGGCAGTCAATGAGGACAACGTCGTAGTCATCCTCAACCTTGCGCAAGGCACTGGCCAAAACCTGCTCGCGGGCCACCTCGTTGACGAGCTGGACTTCGGCTGCTGAAAGGTCAATGTTCGCGGGGAGAATGTCAATGTTCTCAACATCGGTGTGGATGATGGCATCGCGGATGTCTACCTTGCGGTCCATCAACACGTTGTACACGGTGACGTCCAGCTCGTGGGGGTTGGTGCCGAAACCAGCGGAAAGGGCGCCCTGCGGATCAAAGTCCACTAGCAGCACCTTGCGCCCGGCTTCTGCCAGCGCAGCACCTAAGTTAATGGTGGAGGTGGT
The Arthrobacter alpinus genome window above contains:
- a CDS encoding ParA family protein; amino-acid sequence: MSNEQGATALAGEDVLGPTGRPLTEFPEPPVLVSHGPARIIAMVNQKGGVGKTTSTINLGAALAEAGRKVLLVDFDPQGALSAGFGTNPHELDVTVYNVLMDRKVDIRDAIIHTDVENIDILPANIDLSAAEVQLVNEVAREQVLASALRKVEDDYDVVLIDCQPSLGLLTVNALTAAHGVIIPLICEFFALRAVALLVETIDKVQDRLNPGLQVDGVLATMYDARTLHGREVLARLVEAFGDKVFETVIKRTIKFADASVAAEPITSYASNHQGAESYRRLAKELIARGGSP